A portion of the Rhodococcus pseudokoreensis genome contains these proteins:
- a CDS encoding D-2-hydroxyacid dehydrogenase, which produces MPDKCVDVLVASYLEQDLVERIADSDPRIRVSYAPELLPRPRWHSDHVGVPRELTADEHDRWTSMLRTADIMFDFDWRHPERTLEQSPNLQWIQATSAGAGQLIERFGLSQAPLTVTTAAGVHADPLAEFALAGILHFARGLPRLIADRRDRTWRKHATTELAGRHALIVGAGKIGSRTAELLRCFAVTATGVARTPRPAGGPFDVMTTTDRIGEHLPTADILVISCALTEQTRGLIGRRELAALPDGALVVNLGRGPIIDEDALAEALSTGRLGGAVLDVTSTEPLRDDSPLWTADNVILSPHSASNVPSENGKIVDLFVENLGRYLSGDAAPINEFDFDAGY; this is translated from the coding sequence GTGCCCGACAAGTGCGTCGACGTGCTCGTCGCGTCGTATCTCGAGCAAGACCTGGTCGAGCGGATCGCGGACAGCGACCCACGGATCCGGGTGTCGTACGCCCCCGAGCTGCTCCCCCGGCCGCGGTGGCACAGCGATCACGTCGGGGTGCCGCGCGAACTGACGGCCGACGAGCACGACCGGTGGACGTCGATGCTGCGGACCGCCGACATCATGTTCGACTTCGACTGGCGCCACCCCGAACGCACCCTCGAACAGTCGCCGAATCTGCAATGGATTCAGGCGACGTCCGCGGGCGCTGGACAGCTGATCGAGAGGTTCGGGCTGTCGCAGGCCCCGCTGACGGTGACGACCGCCGCGGGCGTCCACGCCGACCCGCTGGCGGAGTTCGCGCTCGCAGGCATCCTCCACTTCGCGCGCGGACTGCCCCGGCTCATCGCGGACCGGCGCGACCGGACGTGGCGCAAACACGCGACGACCGAACTCGCGGGACGGCACGCGCTGATCGTGGGCGCAGGCAAGATCGGCTCGCGCACGGCGGAACTGCTCCGCTGCTTCGCCGTCACCGCCACCGGCGTCGCCCGCACCCCGCGACCTGCCGGCGGGCCCTTCGACGTCATGACCACGACCGACCGGATCGGCGAGCATCTACCCACAGCAGACATTCTCGTCATCTCCTGCGCCCTCACCGAGCAGACGCGGGGCCTGATCGGACGCCGCGAACTCGCCGCCCTCCCCGACGGGGCATTGGTCGTCAACCTCGGGCGGGGGCCGATCATCGACGAAGACGCTCTCGCGGAAGCCTTGTCGACGGGCCGCCTGGGCGGGGCGGTCCTGGACGTCACGTCCACCGAACCGCTGCGGGACGATTCGCCGCTGTGGACGGCCGACAACGTCATCCTCAGCCCGCACAGCGCATCCAACGTGCCGTCGGAGAACGGGAAGATCGTCGATCTGTTCGTCGAGAATCTCGGACGCTACCTGTCGGGTGACGCCGCCCCGATCAACGAGTTCGACTTCGACGCGGGTTACTGA
- a CDS encoding sodium:solute symporter family protein codes for MTNSALWITLAGMIGLAVIAVGGHRKRAQSLSEWTVGKRNFGVVTSFFLQAGESFTTFTFLGVAGIAFTAGIGATYAIPYIPLGYVALYFIGPRIWKLSKDRGYITQADFFADRYRSPLLGRLVALCGIIFLLPYLQLQITGLGLIVRLVTGSASSGTLSMIVATVLVVGFVLWAGIHGLARTAYVKDVLILLAVVVLSIVIPLHFAGGIGDVFGQIAQTHSEMLTVNPGDYDKVWWTTSLLISAIGCGFLTTPHLWPPLLAAKNGRVIRSNNTFLPMYQVVMILPIMLGFVGILALNPNTSSNAVLLTLAGGALPNWALGLIAIAAASAAMLPAGAICIGISTLASHNLVKIESERTKLRFNHLVVIAAATVALVLGLTRPDLLANLLLLTFGGLSQLAPGLALALPEKPVLAKQSVFAGLLVGMLTVIVMTVFDLNLANIDAGICGLVLNLAVIAAVETVVRVARPRTPTPAPSENRPAAAPILETSK; via the coding sequence ATGACGAACTCGGCTCTGTGGATCACCCTGGCAGGCATGATCGGTCTCGCCGTGATCGCCGTCGGCGGACACCGGAAACGCGCTCAGAGCCTGAGCGAGTGGACGGTCGGCAAACGGAACTTCGGTGTGGTCACCAGTTTCTTCCTGCAGGCCGGTGAATCGTTCACCACGTTCACCTTCCTCGGCGTCGCCGGAATCGCGTTCACCGCGGGCATCGGCGCCACCTACGCCATCCCGTACATCCCGCTCGGCTACGTGGCCCTGTACTTCATCGGACCGCGGATCTGGAAGCTCAGCAAGGATCGCGGCTACATCACCCAGGCCGACTTCTTCGCCGACCGCTACCGCAGTCCGCTCCTGGGCCGGTTGGTCGCGTTGTGCGGCATCATCTTCCTGCTGCCGTACCTGCAGTTGCAGATCACCGGCCTCGGCCTCATCGTCCGGCTCGTCACGGGCAGCGCGAGTTCGGGCACCCTCAGCATGATCGTCGCGACCGTCCTCGTCGTCGGGTTCGTGCTGTGGGCAGGCATCCACGGCCTGGCGCGCACCGCCTACGTCAAGGACGTCCTGATCCTGCTCGCCGTCGTGGTGCTGTCCATCGTGATCCCGCTGCACTTCGCCGGCGGCATCGGCGACGTGTTCGGCCAGATCGCGCAGACCCACAGCGAGATGCTGACCGTGAACCCCGGCGACTACGACAAGGTCTGGTGGACCACCAGCCTGCTGATCTCCGCGATCGGCTGCGGCTTCCTCACCACCCCGCACCTGTGGCCGCCGCTGCTCGCCGCGAAGAACGGCCGAGTAATCCGATCCAACAACACTTTTCTGCCGATGTACCAGGTGGTCATGATCCTCCCGATCATGCTGGGTTTCGTCGGGATCCTCGCACTGAACCCGAACACCAGCAGCAACGCCGTCCTGCTCACGCTGGCCGGGGGAGCGCTGCCGAACTGGGCGCTCGGCCTGATCGCGATCGCCGCCGCGTCCGCCGCGATGCTGCCCGCCGGCGCCATCTGCATCGGCATCTCCACCCTGGCCTCGCACAACCTGGTGAAGATCGAGAGCGAGCGCACGAAGCTCCGGTTCAACCACCTCGTCGTGATCGCCGCTGCCACCGTGGCCCTGGTGCTCGGCCTGACCCGCCCCGACCTGCTGGCCAACCTGCTGCTCCTCACGTTCGGCGGTCTCAGCCAACTCGCCCCCGGCCTGGCGCTCGCCCTGCCCGAGAAGCCGGTGCTCGCCAAGCAATCCGTGTTCGCCGGTCTGCTCGTGGGCATGCTCACCGTCATCGTGATGACCGTCTTCGACCTGAACCTCGCCAACATCGACGCGGGCATCTGCGGCCTGGTCCTCAACCTCGCGGTGATCGCCGCGGTCGAGACCGTGGTGCGCGTCGCCCGTCCCCGCACCCCGACCCCCGCGCCGTCGGAAAACCGTCCGGCCGCCGCCCCGATCCTGGAGACCTCGAAATGA
- a CDS encoding tartrate dehydrogenase, translated as MAPQTFKIASIPADGVGTEVVAAGRRVLDVLAEQSGGRFAFEWEEFPWGCGYYEQTGKMMADDGLDTLKAFDAIYFGAVGWENVPDHISLWGLRLNITQNFDQWANVRPVKFLPGVQSPLRKADDTELDWVVVRENSEGEYAGLGGRNLSGRGPGNEVALQTALFTEKGCERIMRFAFDLARTRTVKKVSSVTKSNAQQYGMVLWDDVFKRVSLDYPDVATESVLVDAMSAKFILHPEDLSVVVASNLNADILSDLGSALAGSLGVAASANLNPERRFPSMFEPVHGSAPDIAGKGISNPIGAIASAALMLDHFGLHDEARRVEAAIEAATASGALTRDIGGTSDTAAVTEAIVHALQTALTPA; from the coding sequence ATGGCACCGCAGACGTTCAAGATTGCATCGATCCCCGCCGACGGCGTCGGCACGGAGGTCGTCGCTGCCGGACGGCGCGTGCTCGACGTCCTCGCAGAACAATCCGGTGGGCGTTTCGCCTTCGAGTGGGAAGAATTCCCGTGGGGCTGCGGGTACTACGAGCAGACCGGGAAGATGATGGCCGACGACGGCCTCGACACCCTGAAGGCCTTCGACGCCATCTACTTCGGTGCGGTCGGCTGGGAGAACGTCCCCGACCACATCAGCCTCTGGGGGCTGCGGCTCAACATCACCCAGAACTTCGACCAGTGGGCGAACGTGCGACCGGTGAAATTCCTCCCCGGCGTGCAGTCGCCGCTGCGCAAGGCGGACGACACCGAACTCGACTGGGTCGTCGTCCGGGAGAACAGCGAAGGCGAGTACGCCGGCCTCGGCGGACGTAACCTCAGCGGCCGCGGACCGGGCAACGAGGTCGCCCTGCAGACCGCGCTGTTCACCGAGAAGGGATGCGAGCGCATCATGCGCTTCGCGTTCGACCTGGCCCGCACCCGCACGGTGAAGAAGGTTTCCAGCGTCACCAAGTCCAACGCCCAGCAGTACGGCATGGTCCTGTGGGACGACGTCTTCAAGCGCGTTTCCCTCGACTACCCGGACGTCGCGACCGAAAGCGTCCTCGTCGACGCGATGAGCGCGAAGTTCATCCTGCACCCGGAGGATCTGTCCGTGGTGGTGGCGTCGAACCTCAACGCCGACATCCTCTCCGACCTCGGTTCCGCGCTGGCGGGAAGCCTCGGGGTCGCGGCGAGCGCGAACCTCAACCCGGAGCGGCGCTTCCCGAGCATGTTCGAACCCGTCCACGGTTCCGCCCCCGACATCGCGGGCAAGGGCATCAGCAACCCGATCGGCGCGATCGCCAGCGCCGCCCTCATGCTCGACCACTTCGGACTGCACGACGAGGCCCGCCGCGTCGAAGCCGCCATCGAGGCCGCCACCGCGAGCGGCGCACTGACCCGCGACATCGGCGGCACCTCGGACACCGCGGCTGTCACCGAAGCCATCGTGCACGCCCTGCAGACCGCACTGACCCCTGCCTGA
- a CDS encoding amidase family protein encodes MTIDHYSTAREMLTALRSKDISARELLALHTDRIAHVNPTVNALVSLDLDRAHATAAAADEQTAAGDRVGPLHGLPFAFKDTHDVAGFPTIAGSPLLVGNVPETSELIAERVTTAGAVTIGKTNVPEFAAGSHTFNPVFGTTTNPYDPTRSAGGSSGGAAAALGAGLIPLADGSDMGGSLRNPASFCNVVGLRPTPGRVPCWPNSAPWDALVTQGPMARNVDDLELLLSVISGPDARIRSSLSADALAPRLGVAGLQGLRVAVSADLNGLFPLDAPVREIHDRQSSIFAAAGAVVAEDAPSIPDAEWVFRTLRAWRFKIDLGAQADATPDMLKPSLLDNIRQADRLSADDIAKAMVAQAEIQARAVEFFSRHDVLVMPVSQVLPFDAELEYPAAVDGRRCDDYLDWMTSALTVTVLGCPAISVPAGFSAEGLPVGVQIVAAPGNDLFLLDVARAYEQLNPVGAVRPHLLDGATRV; translated from the coding sequence ATGACCATCGACCACTACTCGACCGCGCGTGAGATGCTCACCGCACTCCGCAGCAAGGACATCTCGGCCCGCGAGCTGCTCGCCCTGCACACGGACCGGATCGCACACGTGAACCCGACGGTCAACGCGCTCGTCAGCCTCGACCTGGACCGCGCGCACGCCACCGCCGCCGCCGCCGACGAGCAGACGGCCGCCGGCGACCGGGTGGGTCCGCTGCACGGTCTTCCGTTCGCGTTCAAGGACACTCACGACGTCGCCGGTTTCCCGACAATCGCCGGCTCGCCGCTGCTCGTCGGCAACGTGCCCGAGACCAGTGAGCTGATCGCCGAACGCGTCACCACGGCCGGCGCCGTCACGATCGGCAAGACCAACGTTCCCGAGTTCGCCGCCGGATCGCACACGTTCAACCCCGTCTTCGGGACCACCACCAACCCGTACGACCCCACCAGGAGTGCGGGCGGGTCGAGCGGCGGCGCCGCAGCCGCACTGGGCGCGGGACTGATTCCGCTCGCCGACGGCAGCGACATGGGCGGCTCGCTGCGCAACCCGGCGTCGTTCTGCAACGTCGTCGGACTGCGCCCCACACCCGGCCGCGTGCCGTGCTGGCCCAACAGCGCGCCCTGGGATGCACTGGTGACGCAGGGGCCGATGGCCCGCAACGTCGACGACCTGGAACTGCTGCTGTCGGTGATCTCCGGGCCCGACGCGCGGATCCGCAGTTCGCTCAGCGCGGATGCGCTCGCGCCCAGGCTCGGTGTCGCCGGCCTGCAGGGTCTGCGTGTCGCGGTGTCCGCGGATCTGAACGGCCTCTTCCCACTGGACGCGCCGGTCCGCGAGATCCACGACCGCCAGTCGTCGATCTTCGCCGCCGCGGGTGCGGTGGTGGCCGAGGACGCACCGTCGATTCCCGACGCCGAGTGGGTGTTCCGCACCCTGCGGGCGTGGCGGTTCAAGATCGACCTCGGAGCGCAGGCGGATGCCACCCCCGACATGTTGAAGCCGTCGCTGCTCGACAACATCCGGCAGGCCGACCGGCTCTCCGCCGACGACATCGCGAAAGCCATGGTGGCGCAGGCGGAGATCCAGGCTCGCGCCGTCGAATTCTTCTCCCGCCACGACGTTCTGGTGATGCCCGTGTCCCAGGTGCTGCCGTTCGACGCCGAACTCGAGTACCCGGCAGCGGTGGACGGCCGCCGCTGCGACGACTACCTCGACTGGATGACGTCGGCGCTGACCGTGACGGTGCTGGGGTGCCCTGCGATCTCCGTGCCCGCCGGGTTCAGTGCCGAGGGCCTGCCGGTCGGCGTGCAGATCGTCGCCGCCCCGGGCAACGACCTGTTCCTGCTCGACGTGGCCCGGGCCTACGAGCAGCTCAACCCGGTCGGCGCCGTTCGCCCGCACCTGCTCGACGGGGCCACGCGGGTCTGA
- the dctA gene encoding C4-dicarboxylate transporter DctA, with protein METLSSAASYPQVTADPAAKAATVKKPWYRQLYFWVLIAIVLGILVGWLWPDTGEAMEPIGTTFITAMKMLICPIVFLTIVGGIASVADLKKVGLTGIKALTYFQVGTILALLTGLVAINLFRLGDGVNADASSLETTESASKLIQAGEEKEWWEFITHLVPDSVFGPFVEGDILQVIFLAVIFGVAINAVGQIAAPIRDAVERLTAVVFKVLSFIMKLAPLGAFGAMAFAIGKYGVSTLTSLGSLILLFYATSAFFVVVVLGSVMAYLRLNIFRMLGFFKEELLLILGTSTAEPALPGLMRKLEYAGVKKPTVGLVVPTGYSFNLDGAAIYLSLAALYIAQATNTDLSIPQQLGLLGVMLLTSKGAAGVAGGGFIALTATLSTLGTIPAAGIMLIFGIDKFMSECRALVNFVGNAVATLFVAKWNHELDVDRARRVFAGEVLPASEGEVENDFDLEVLEQEPRDRHPGHGDPDAVRIDHERLDPAHTTRR; from the coding sequence ATGGAAACACTCAGCAGCGCAGCGAGTTACCCACAGGTGACCGCGGACCCCGCCGCGAAGGCGGCGACGGTGAAGAAACCCTGGTACAGGCAACTGTATTTCTGGGTCCTGATCGCGATCGTGCTCGGCATCCTGGTCGGGTGGCTCTGGCCCGACACCGGCGAGGCGATGGAGCCGATCGGCACCACCTTCATCACCGCGATGAAGATGCTGATCTGCCCGATCGTGTTCCTGACGATCGTCGGCGGCATCGCGAGTGTCGCGGACCTGAAGAAGGTCGGGCTGACCGGAATCAAGGCGCTGACCTACTTCCAGGTCGGAACGATCCTCGCGCTGCTGACCGGGCTCGTCGCGATCAACCTCTTCCGCCTCGGGGACGGGGTGAATGCCGACGCGTCCTCCCTCGAAACCACGGAATCCGCAAGCAAACTCATCCAGGCCGGTGAGGAGAAGGAGTGGTGGGAGTTCATCACCCACCTGGTCCCGGACAGCGTGTTCGGTCCGTTCGTCGAGGGTGACATCCTGCAGGTCATCTTCCTCGCGGTCATCTTCGGTGTGGCCATCAATGCCGTCGGGCAGATCGCCGCACCGATCCGGGACGCCGTCGAACGGCTCACCGCAGTGGTGTTCAAGGTCCTCAGTTTCATCATGAAACTCGCACCGCTCGGTGCGTTCGGCGCCATGGCGTTCGCCATCGGCAAGTACGGTGTCTCCACCCTCACCAGCCTCGGCAGCCTGATCCTGCTGTTCTACGCCACCTCCGCGTTCTTCGTCGTCGTGGTCCTCGGCTCGGTCATGGCGTACCTGCGGCTCAACATCTTCCGCATGCTCGGCTTCTTCAAGGAAGAACTCCTGCTCATCCTCGGCACGTCCACCGCCGAGCCCGCGCTGCCCGGTCTGATGCGCAAACTGGAGTACGCCGGAGTGAAGAAGCCCACGGTCGGTCTCGTCGTGCCCACCGGCTACAGCTTCAACCTCGACGGCGCCGCCATCTACCTCTCCCTCGCCGCGCTGTACATCGCGCAGGCCACCAACACCGACCTGTCGATCCCTCAGCAACTCGGCCTGCTCGGGGTCATGCTGTTGACCTCGAAGGGCGCCGCGGGTGTCGCCGGCGGCGGATTCATCGCCCTGACAGCCACGTTGAGCACACTCGGCACCATCCCCGCGGCCGGCATCATGCTCATCTTCGGCATCGACAAGTTCATGTCCGAATGCCGCGCGCTGGTGAACTTCGTCGGCAACGCGGTCGCCACCCTGTTCGTCGCCAAATGGAACCACGAACTCGACGTCGACCGCGCCCGCCGTGTCTTCGCCGGCGAGGTCCTTCCCGCATCCGAGGGCGAGGTCGAGAACGACTTCGACCTGGAGGTGCTGGAGCAGGAACCACGCGACAGGCACCCCGGCCACGGTGATCCGGACGCGGTCCGCATCGACCACGAGCGCCTCGACCCCGCGCACACCACGCGGCGATGA
- a CDS encoding MDR family MFS transporter, with the protein MATDTAQVDVGFRSERGPILVSLMLTTSLVALDATIISTAVFTIVGDLGGFTQFPWLFSIYLLTQAVSVPIYGKLADIFGRKPVMLLGIALFGVGSVLCGVAWSMPALIAFRAVQGLGAGAVQPMSMTIAGDIYTLAERAKAQGYLASVWGMSAVVGPTLGGLFSEYLSWRWIFFVNIPLCLLAAVMLIRNFDEKRVRTRRSVDYAGAGILAVGATLLILGLLEGGQAWAWSSPVSLGIFAAGFVFLIAFVLVERRAAEPVLPLWVFTRRVLAASSLVSLLVGAIVLGLTTYVPTFAQGVLGTGALVAGFALATLTIGWPIAASQSGRVYLRFGFRVTATAGSLLVVAGTALTLALSIESAVWQVAICCFVIGGGMGLVASPTLIAAQSSVDWSERGVVTSTNMFARSIGSAVGVALFGALVNARLGGDDSPAPAELADALHLVFLAALGAAVVLVLAAAAMPKSASTPDVEPSAPASDRQH; encoded by the coding sequence GACGTCGGATTCCGTTCGGAACGCGGACCGATTCTCGTGTCGCTGATGCTCACGACGTCGCTGGTCGCGCTCGACGCGACCATCATCTCCACCGCGGTGTTCACCATCGTCGGGGATCTCGGCGGGTTCACACAGTTCCCGTGGCTGTTTTCGATCTACCTGCTCACCCAGGCCGTGTCGGTGCCGATCTACGGCAAACTGGCCGACATCTTCGGCCGGAAACCGGTGATGCTCCTCGGCATCGCCCTGTTCGGCGTCGGCTCGGTGCTGTGCGGGGTCGCGTGGAGCATGCCCGCGCTCATCGCGTTCCGCGCGGTACAGGGACTCGGCGCCGGAGCGGTTCAGCCGATGAGCATGACCATCGCCGGCGACATCTACACCCTCGCCGAACGCGCCAAGGCCCAGGGCTACCTGGCCAGCGTGTGGGGAATGTCGGCGGTGGTCGGCCCGACCCTCGGCGGCCTGTTCTCCGAGTACCTGTCGTGGCGGTGGATCTTCTTCGTCAACATTCCCCTGTGCCTGCTCGCGGCCGTGATGCTGATCCGCAACTTCGACGAGAAGCGGGTGCGCACCCGGCGGTCCGTCGACTACGCCGGCGCCGGCATCCTGGCGGTCGGGGCGACGCTGCTCATCCTGGGACTCCTCGAAGGCGGGCAGGCCTGGGCGTGGAGTTCACCGGTCAGCCTCGGAATCTTCGCCGCGGGATTCGTGTTCCTCATCGCCTTCGTTCTCGTGGAACGACGCGCCGCCGAACCGGTGCTGCCGCTGTGGGTGTTCACCCGCAGGGTTCTCGCGGCGAGCAGCCTTGTCTCCCTGCTGGTCGGGGCCATCGTCCTCGGCCTGACCACTTACGTCCCCACGTTCGCCCAGGGCGTGCTCGGGACGGGCGCACTCGTGGCCGGGTTCGCGCTGGCCACGCTGACCATCGGCTGGCCGATCGCCGCGTCGCAGTCCGGTCGGGTGTACCTGCGTTTCGGCTTCCGTGTCACCGCCACCGCGGGCAGCCTGCTGGTCGTCGCGGGCACCGCACTCACCCTGGCCCTGTCCATCGAGTCGGCGGTGTGGCAGGTGGCGATCTGCTGCTTCGTCATCGGCGGCGGCATGGGTCTCGTCGCGAGCCCCACCCTCATCGCCGCGCAGTCGAGCGTCGACTGGTCGGAACGCGGCGTCGTCACCTCGACCAACATGTTCGCCCGGTCCATCGGCAGCGCCGTGGGCGTCGCCCTGTTCGGCGCGCTCGTCAACGCGCGACTCGGCGGCGACGACAGCCCCGCGCCTGCCGAGCTGGCCGACGCCCTGCACCTGGTGTTCCTGGCCGCTCTCGGCGCGGCCGTCGTTCTCGTCCTCGCGGCGGCGGCGATGCCGAAATCCGCCTCCACACCGGACGTCGAGCCGAGCGCACCGGCGTCCGATCGTCAGCACTGA
- a CDS encoding LysR family transcriptional regulator, translating into MDARQLRYFLAVVDQGGINRAAETLLIAQPSLSQSISALERELGVPLFHRVGRRLVLSDAGETLVGPARVVLRDLEDAKASVDALKGLRAGRVDLITMPSPGIEPLTTILTSFSRTYPSVTVNAEAAFTPEEVLHAVRTGVCEVGILGSPAAVRAPELDVVALESQPLILLSGPGAETPERPEIRRSELSGFRLIVSQRGSLMRTLVDEVLASGVAATIVAEVAHRTSILPMVLSGFGQAVMPSSWAPSARQAGATVHRIVPESYLHVAAVCRQTHLTPPARTLMDEARKYAARTPSAWEVPAAEHTGDGY; encoded by the coding sequence ATGGACGCACGGCAGTTGCGGTACTTCCTGGCGGTGGTCGATCAGGGTGGCATCAACCGGGCGGCGGAAACACTGCTGATCGCGCAGCCCTCGCTGTCGCAGTCGATATCCGCGCTCGAACGGGAACTCGGGGTGCCGCTGTTCCACCGCGTCGGGCGCAGGCTGGTACTCAGCGACGCCGGCGAAACACTCGTCGGCCCGGCCCGGGTGGTGCTGCGCGACCTCGAGGACGCGAAGGCGTCCGTCGATGCGCTGAAAGGGCTGCGCGCCGGCCGCGTCGACCTGATCACGATGCCGTCACCCGGGATCGAACCCCTCACCACGATCCTCACCAGTTTCAGCCGCACCTATCCGTCCGTCACCGTCAACGCCGAGGCGGCGTTCACACCCGAGGAGGTTCTGCACGCCGTCCGCACCGGCGTCTGCGAGGTCGGGATCCTCGGTTCCCCCGCCGCGGTGCGGGCCCCCGAACTCGACGTCGTCGCTTTGGAAAGCCAGCCGCTGATCCTCCTCTCCGGTCCGGGCGCCGAAACGCCGGAGCGCCCGGAGATTCGGAGATCGGAACTGTCCGGATTCCGGTTGATCGTGTCGCAGCGGGGGTCGTTGATGCGGACCCTCGTCGACGAGGTGCTCGCCAGCGGCGTCGCGGCCACCATCGTCGCCGAGGTCGCGCACCGCACGTCGATCCTGCCGATGGTGCTCAGCGGATTCGGCCAGGCCGTCATGCCGTCGTCCTGGGCGCCGTCGGCTCGGCAGGCCGGCGCCACCGTGCACCGCATCGTCCCCGAGTCCTACCTCCACGTCGCCGCCGTCTGCCGGCAGACCCACCTCACGCCACCCGCGCGGACGCTCATGGACGAGGCGCGCAAGTACGCGGCGCGAACACCCTCTGCGTGGGAAGTGCCCGCGGCGGAGCACACCGGTGATGGATACTGA
- a CDS encoding diacylglycerol/lipid kinase family protein, with amino-acid sequence MALHERDSAGSADSASGRRRWLARAAFLAIFASVAVLLVFAGLHTLTLLIVAVGAAVVEVAALFWFLTSRGALRWISLAVLILTPIVVIWLLVSARLLWVVLVAVALAALAVVCARAALGRDRSDWVMPEHPAVPPKRAFLVMNPHSGGGKVGKFDLKNRAEALGAEVALLEGPGTVDVEALARDAVARGADLLGVAGGDGTQALVAGIAAEHDLPFLVISAGTRNHFALDLGLDREDPSRCLDALTDGIELRIDLGKVGERTFVNNASFGAYAEVVQSPAYRDDKTGTTLRMLPDLIEGQRGARLLARFGNKTVEGPQAVLVSNGPYEIHDLAGLGRRPRLDRGALGVVALSVSSTRQAVALLRRARQEGLIQHSGREVVIDADGPTIPAGIDGEALVIPTPVRCTVTPGALRVRVPRNRPGVRPPTRPVDWVRLRRLAFGGAGSE; translated from the coding sequence ATGGCACTCCACGAGAGGGACTCGGCAGGATCTGCGGATTCTGCGAGCGGGCGCCGGCGTTGGCTGGCCCGGGCCGCCTTCCTGGCGATCTTCGCCTCGGTTGCCGTGCTGCTGGTGTTCGCCGGGTTGCACACCCTGACGCTGCTGATCGTGGCCGTCGGCGCCGCCGTGGTGGAGGTCGCGGCGCTGTTCTGGTTCCTCACGAGCCGCGGCGCGCTCCGCTGGATCTCGCTGGCGGTGCTGATTCTGACTCCGATCGTCGTGATCTGGCTGCTCGTCAGCGCCCGTCTGCTGTGGGTGGTGCTGGTCGCCGTGGCGCTCGCCGCGCTCGCCGTCGTCTGCGCCCGCGCCGCCCTCGGCCGGGATCGCTCGGACTGGGTGATGCCCGAGCATCCGGCCGTGCCGCCGAAACGTGCCTTCCTGGTGATGAATCCGCACTCCGGTGGCGGGAAGGTCGGGAAGTTCGATCTGAAGAATCGTGCCGAGGCACTCGGCGCCGAGGTGGCCCTGCTCGAAGGACCGGGGACGGTCGATGTCGAAGCGCTGGCCCGGGACGCGGTGGCACGCGGCGCCGACCTGCTCGGCGTGGCAGGCGGCGACGGCACGCAGGCGCTCGTCGCCGGCATCGCCGCCGAGCACGACCTGCCGTTCCTGGTGATCAGCGCGGGCACCCGCAACCACTTCGCGTTGGATCTCGGACTGGACCGCGAGGATCCGTCGCGCTGCCTCGACGCGCTGACGGACGGAATCGAACTGCGCATCGACCTCGGCAAGGTCGGGGAACGGACCTTCGTCAACAACGCCTCGTTCGGCGCCTACGCCGAGGTGGTGCAGAGCCCCGCCTATCGGGACGACAAGACCGGAACGACCCTGCGGATGCTCCCCGACCTCATCGAGGGGCAGCGCGGCGCGCGCCTGCTCGCCCGTTTCGGGAACAAGACGGTCGAGGGACCCCAGGCCGTTCTGGTGAGCAACGGGCCGTACGAGATCCACGATCTGGCCGGTCTCGGGCGCAGGCCACGACTCGACCGCGGCGCCCTCGGCGTGGTGGCGCTCTCGGTGAGCAGCACGCGGCAGGCCGTGGCTCTGCTTCGTCGTGCGCGCCAGGAGGGGCTGATCCAGCATTCCGGTCGCGAGGTCGTCATCGACGCCGACGGGCCCACGATTCCCGCCGGGATCGACGGCGAAGCCCTCGTGATCCCGACACCGGTCCGGTGCACCGTCACTCCCGGGGCGCTGCGGGTGCGGGTTCCACGCAACCGTCCCGGTGTCCGCCCGCCGACCCGGCCGGTCGATTGGGTCCGGCTCCGCCGACTGGCATTCGGGGGCGCGGGTTCTGAATGA